One region of Malaclemys terrapin pileata isolate rMalTer1 unplaced genomic scaffold, rMalTer1.hap1 H_1, whole genome shotgun sequence genomic DNA includes:
- the LOC128829655 gene encoding natural cytotoxicity triggering receptor 3-like, producing MCRMLPIWLVLLGCLPLQGSEVRVHQPPELRASLGGSVLLNCTFSAAPKASKLAVTWVRSAPGGSGEVQIYPPHHQVTELRSRVALDSGRFRHQRDASLHLANLTQHDAGLYRCFIWTSATSSHAGNGTELSVLGERPGSGVQCWAACGPLGVLAPILLVLHAMVCRECQGLRHRRRHMRSGAQGQAGDPQSRPTLGLAGKDGAPRPL from the exons ATGTGTCGCATGCTGCCCATCTGGCTCGTCCTCCTCGGCTGCCTCCCGCTGCAAGGGTCAG aggTCCGGGTGCATCAGCCACCGGAGCTGAGGGCCTCCCTGGGGGGCTCCGTGCTCCTGAACTGCACCTTCTCCGCCGCCCCAAAGGCCTCCAAGCTGGCAGTGACCTGGGTGCGGAGCGCACCCGGTGGCAGTGGGGAGGTGCAGATCTACCCCCCGCACCACCAGGTCACTGAGCTGCGCAGCCGCGTTGCCCTGGACTCGGGGCGCTTTCGGCACCAGCGGGACGCGTCCCTGCACCTGGCCAACCTCACCCAGCACGACGCCGGGCTCTACCGCTGCTTCATCTGGACCTCGGCCACCAGCAGCCATGCCGGCAACGGGACTGAACTCAGCGTCCTGGGGGAGAGACCAG GATCCGGGGTGCAGTGCTGGGCGGCCTGTGGCCCCCTGGGAGTCCTGGCGCCCATCCTGCTGGTCCTGCATGCCATGGTGTGCCGGGAGTGCCAGGGCCTGCGGCACCGTCGGAGGCACATGAGGTCTGGTGCCCAGGGACAGGCTGGGGACCCGCAATCACGGCCAACCCTTGGGCTGGCAGGGAAGGACGGAGCCCCCCGACCCCTCTGA